Proteins encoded by one window of Blautia faecicola:
- a CDS encoding DUF6219 family protein, with product MKAHKYWSVGALLTMIGTFYTGYKGLKAAHKYFAFGSLICMIMAVYSGHKMISGSKRTRKQVEKTKAEE from the coding sequence ATGAAAGCACATAAATATTGGTCAGTAGGAGCATTGCTCACAATGATTGGAACTTTTTATACAGGATATAAAGGGTTAAAAGCAGCACACAAATACTTTGCATTTGGCTCTCTGATATGCATGATTATGGCAGTCTATTCTGGTCATAAAATGATTTCAGGTAGTAAAAGAACAAGAAAACAGGTGGAAAAAACAAAAGCGGAGGAATAG
- a CDS encoding sporulation initiation factor Spo0A C-terminal domain-containing protein, translated as MREKTIYEKIAEKYNTTPEEVRREMQIAIDAGFDNPDPAVQEEWKKMTLKGDSPHRKK; from the coding sequence ATGAGAGAGAAAACTATATATGAGAAGATTGCAGAAAAGTATAACACAACACCAGAAGAAGTACGCAGAGAAATGCAGATAGCCATAGATGCAGGATTTGATAATCCTGACCCGGCTGTACAGGAAGAATGGAAGAAAATGACACTTAAAGGAGACAGCCCACACCGGAAGAAGTAA
- a CDS encoding bacteriohemerythrin translates to MTYDLNITFDDNLVTGNKTIDTQHKELIDRIQNFVIACQNGDSKVKAIKLLDYLNEYTDFHFKEEEALQEKAGYPEREKHYEKHEEFKKTIQELYEYLQEYEGPTDRFSELVQKNVIDWLFGHIKTYDRSVAKFIFMKQNPDRC, encoded by the coding sequence ATGACTTACGATTTAAACATTACCTTTGATGACAATTTAGTAACAGGAAATAAAACAATCGATACACAGCACAAAGAATTGATTGACCGTATTCAGAACTTTGTAATTGCCTGTCAAAATGGCGACAGCAAGGTAAAGGCGATCAAACTTCTGGATTATCTTAACGAGTATACTGACTTTCATTTTAAAGAAGAAGAAGCACTTCAGGAAAAAGCCGGTTATCCAGAGCGTGAAAAACATTATGAAAAACATGAAGAGTTTAAAAAGACAATTCAGGAACTGTATGAATACCTTCAGGAGTATGAAGGACCAACAGATCGGTTCAGTGAACTTGTACAGAAAAATGTAATCGACTGGCTGTTTGGACACATTAAAACATACGACCGCTCTGTGGCAAAATTTATCTTTATGAAACAAAATCCAGACCGATGCTAA
- the rd gene encoding rubredoxin: protein MKKYECEPCGYIYDPAVGDPDAGIAPETAFEDIPDDWTCPICGLEKDVFVPVED from the coding sequence ATGAAAAAATATGAATGTGAACCATGTGGATATATTTATGATCCGGCAGTAGGAGATCCAGACGCCGGTATCGCTCCAGAAACTGCATTTGAGGATATTCCAGATGACTGGACATGCCCAATCTGCGGATTAGAAAAAGATGTTTTCGTTCCTGTAGAAGACTAA